From a single Cryptococcus neoformans var. neoformans B-3501A chromosome 3, whole genome shotgun sequence genomic region:
- a CDS encoding hypothetical protein (Match to ESTs gb|CF190049.1|CF190049, gb|CF186571.1|CF186571, gb|CF186065.1|CF186065; HMMPfam hit to CMAS, Cyclopropane-fatty-acyl-phospholipid synthase, score: 75.8, E(): 1.1e-19), with the protein MAEEKQPVGFRTTSYPAIANPPLPAEGCASFSNYELAASIIFGPWIIQRLLPLPNGWKTYWFLVILLGVPIAVAYWTLKSKFGKRVNEKVQLPGKPISHYLDFKDKELEEKYKDRKIPMQIFHDAYFDKKVDFKGDVLDVMEYRHDWATFEFTPELFKYVFTKLIPDVIFHSQAQDEDQVRDHYDRGDDFYSWFLGPRMIYTGGVMTDISRQETLEELQDNKLRLVCEKLDLKEGDRMLDIGCGWGTLAAFAGKNYNVDVTGVTLARNQAAFGTQRLRENGVPEERGRILCMDYRDIPQAPGYYNKITCLEMAEHVGIRRYSKFLKEVYDLLADDGVMVFQVAGIRTCWQFEDLVWGLFMNKYVFPGADASCALNWVVSQLEHANFEIKSIDVLGVHYSATLHRWYQNWLSNKDKCVAKYGERWYRIWAFFLAYSVISSRQGSASVFQITCHKNLNGFHRVEGVPSHTSLHAPVSRKLEPVVSHTEMWE; encoded by the exons ATGGCCGAGGAAAAACAGCCAGTCGGCTTCAGGAC CACTTCCTACCCCGCCATCGCGAACCCCCCTCTTCCCGCTGAGGGCTGCgcatccttctccaactaCGAGCTCGCGGCTTCCATTATCTTTGGCCCATGGATCATCCAAcgtctccttcctttgcccAATGGCTGGAAAACCTACTGGTTCCttgtcatcctcctcggtGTCCCCATCGCTGTCGCTTACTGGACTCTTAAATCCAAATTCGGAAAGAGAGTGAATGAAAAGGTCCAGCTTCCTGGTAAACCCATCAGCCACTATCTCGACTTCAAGGATAAGGAACTGGAGGAAAAGTACAAGGACAGGAAGATTCCTATGCAGATTTTCCACGACGCGTACTTTGACAAGAAAGTTGACTTTAAAGGTGATGTCTTGGATGTCATGGAGTACAGGCACGACTGGGCTACTTTTGAATTTACCCCCGAG TTGTTCAAATATGTTTTCACGAAGCTTATTCCAGAcgtcatcttccactcTCAAGCCCAAGACGAAGACCAAGTTCGTGACCACTACGATCGAGGCGATGACTTTTACTCTTGGTTCCTCGGTCCTCGTATGATTTACACTGGAGGTGTCATGACCGATATTAGCCGCCAGGAAACTCTTGAAGAACTCCAGGACAACAAGCTCCGACTTGTGTGTGAGAAACTAGACCTGAAGGAAGGTGACCGTATGTTGGACATTGGCTGTGGATGGGGTACCCTTGCCGCGTTTGCCGGCAAAAACTACAATGTCGATGTGACTGGTGTGACCCTTGCTCGAAACCAGGCTGCCTTCGGTACTCAGCGTTTGAGGGAGAATGGTGTGCCCGAagagaggggaaggatTTTGTGCATGGACTACCGTGATATCCCCCAGGCGCCTGGTTACTACAACAAGATTACTTGTCTTGAGATGGCGGAGCACGTTGGAATTAGGAGGTACAGCAAGTTTTTGAAAGAGGTCTATGATCTCTTGGCCGACGATGGTGTTATGGTCTTCCAAGTTGCTGGTATCCGTACTTGCTGGCAGTTTGAGGATCTCGTCTGGGGTTTGTT CATGAACAAGTATGTCTTCCCCGGCGCCGACGCTTCTTGCGCTCTCAACTGGGTCGTCTCCCAACTCGAACACGCCAACTTTGAGATTAAATCCATCGATGTCCTCGGTGTACACTACTCTGCTACTCTTCACCGATGGTACCAAAACTGGTTGAGCAACAAGGACAAGTGTGTTGCCAAGTATGGCGAGAGGTGGTACAGGATCtgggccttcttcttggcttACTCTGTTATCTCTTCTAG GCAAGGATCTGCGTCTGTCTTCCAGATTACATGCCACAAGAACCTTAACGGCTTCCACCGTGTCGAGGGTGTTCCTTCCCACACTTCCCTCCATGCTCCTGTCTCCAGGAAGCTTGAGCCTGTCGTTTCTCACACCGAAATGTGGGAGTAA